A region of Paractinoplanes abujensis DNA encodes the following proteins:
- a CDS encoding ThuA domain-containing protein: MRPLTRVLATAAAALLAMAGTGGTPASAADAPYDVLVFSKTAGFRHDAIPAGIQLIRDLGAANSFTVTATEDAGRFTATNLAQFEAVVFLNTTGDVLNSTQQTAFENYIRAGGGYVGVHAASDTEYDWPFYGELVGAYFASHPAIQAATVRTENRAHAATAGLAPAATRTDEWYNFRSNPRSSARVLSTLDESSYSGGSMGGDHPHTWCKTYQGGRSFYTGAGHTQSSYTESGFRALILGGIRYAANRTKADCRPETGYTTLYNGSTTGWSQAGPGSFGNSNATLTSTGGPGLLWYNAKEFRSYSLKLDWMTPGNDDSGVLIGFPAGSDPNAAAAGGHEVQIGAGGTGAVSGFQPADTTARDAALNPPGEWNTYELLVEGERLQVFLNGVRVNDFTNTDPARSLTSGYLGLQNNGTASFRNVRIKELGGTTPRTGRITSSTGKCVDVAGNSSADGTKIQLWSCTSGTNQQWTVNGSTLRALGKCMGVAGGSTANGGLVQLSSCTGAAGQNWTAGANGSLVNVASGRCLDANGASTADGTQLIIWGCHGAANQRWVLP, translated from the coding sequence ATGCGCCCCCTCACCCGCGTTCTCGCCACGGCCGCAGCGGCGCTGCTGGCCATGGCCGGCACCGGCGGCACCCCGGCCAGTGCGGCCGACGCGCCGTACGACGTGTTGGTCTTCTCCAAGACGGCCGGCTTCCGGCACGACGCCATCCCGGCCGGTATCCAGCTGATCCGGGACCTCGGGGCGGCCAACAGCTTCACGGTGACCGCGACCGAGGACGCCGGCCGGTTCACCGCGACCAACCTGGCCCAGTTCGAGGCCGTCGTCTTCCTCAACACCACCGGCGACGTGCTCAACTCCACCCAGCAGACCGCCTTCGAGAACTACATCCGGGCCGGCGGCGGCTACGTGGGTGTGCACGCGGCCTCGGACACCGAATACGACTGGCCGTTCTACGGCGAGCTGGTCGGGGCGTACTTCGCCTCGCACCCGGCGATCCAGGCGGCGACCGTACGGACCGAGAACCGGGCGCACGCCGCCACGGCCGGGCTGGCTCCGGCCGCGACCCGCACCGACGAGTGGTACAACTTCCGCAGCAACCCCCGATCGTCGGCCCGGGTGCTGTCCACCCTGGACGAGTCGAGTTACTCCGGCGGCAGCATGGGTGGCGACCACCCGCACACCTGGTGCAAGACCTACCAGGGCGGGCGCTCGTTCTACACCGGCGCCGGTCACACCCAGTCCTCCTACACCGAGTCCGGCTTCCGGGCGCTGATCCTCGGCGGCATCCGGTACGCGGCCAACCGTACGAAGGCCGACTGCCGCCCCGAGACCGGCTACACCACCCTCTACAACGGCTCCACCACCGGCTGGTCGCAGGCCGGACCGGGCTCGTTCGGCAACAGCAACGCCACGCTGACCTCCACCGGGGGGCCGGGACTGCTCTGGTACAACGCCAAAGAATTCCGCTCGTACTCGCTCAAGCTCGACTGGATGACGCCGGGCAACGACGACTCCGGGGTGCTGATCGGGTTCCCGGCCGGCAGCGACCCGAACGCGGCGGCCGCCGGCGGACACGAGGTGCAGATCGGCGCCGGCGGTACCGGGGCGGTGTCCGGGTTCCAACCGGCCGACACCACTGCCCGCGACGCCGCACTGAACCCGCCGGGGGAGTGGAACACCTACGAGCTGCTGGTCGAGGGGGAGAGGCTGCAGGTCTTCCTGAACGGCGTACGGGTCAACGACTTCACCAACACCGACCCGGCGCGCTCGCTCACCTCCGGCTACCTCGGGCTGCAGAACAACGGCACCGCCTCCTTCCGCAACGTGCGGATCAAGGAGCTGGGCGGTACGACACCCCGGACCGGCCGGATCACCAGCTCCACCGGCAAGTGCGTCGACGTGGCCGGGAACAGCTCGGCCGACGGCACCAAGATCCAGCTGTGGAGCTGCACCAGCGGCACCAACCAGCAGTGGACGGTCAACGGGAGCACCCTGCGCGCGCTCGGCAAGTGCATGGGCGTGGCCGGCGGCAGCACCGCGAACGGTGGCCTGGTCCAGTTGTCGTCCTGCACCGGCGCGGCCGGGCAGAACTGGACCGCCGGGGCCAACGGATCCCTGGTCAATGTCGCCTCGGGTCGATGCCTGGACGCCAACGGCGCCAGCACCGCGGACGGCACCCAACTGATCATCTGGGGCTGCCACGGCGCCGCCAACCAGAGGTGGGTTCTGCCATGA
- a CDS encoding PQQ-dependent sugar dehydrogenase, which translates to MRKRALAVVATAVLAAAGLVSAVTGPASPASAHPVNASDYQQVELARGVGELGEPMSMAVLPDRSVLHTARNGVLRRTTAAGVTSVIGTLPVYTHDEEGLQGVGVDPGFASNRFIYLFYAPPLNTPSGDAPATGTDFSVWNGVNRLSRFTLNADYTLNTGSQVTVLEVATNRGMCCHVGGDIDFDAAGNLYLSTGDDSNPFDSSGYTPIDERSNRNPVYDAQRTAGNTNDLRGKVLRIKVNANGTYSIPSGNLFPPGTAGTRPEIYAMGLRNPFRIGVDKATGALYVGDYGPDAGTTSSTRGPAGQVEFNRITSAGNYGWPYCTGSNTTNETYVDYTFPSGPSGNRFNCAAPVNNSPRNTGLTSLPAARPAWIKYDNCSLAAFGCGSESPMGGAVYRYDAANPSTVKFPPLLDGHFFAMEFGRRWIKSIDVNADGSAGQISEFPWRGTQVMDSAFGPDGALYVLDYGTGWGNGDASSALYRIEYRGAGNTNQAPIARVAANPSSGAAPLTVAFSSNGSSDPEGGALTYAWNFGDGGTSAAANPTHTYTTAGERTVSLTVTDPAGLTASASMTVTVGNTAPTVVLNTPVDGGLFSFGDSVPYTITVSDPEDGTIDCSRVKLSYLLGHDDHAHPISSSTGCTGTLQIPVDGEHDTAANLFAVLDAEYTDRGANGQPALTTRAQKILQPRHRQAEHRNSQSGTALYSKTTAEGGQTVGDIQNGDWIAFQRYSLAGETRFTARVSSGGAGGTISVRAGSATGTVLGTVTVPVTGSYETFTDVSTTLSNVPSGPTTLYLTFSGGSGTLFDVDAFTFGGAPGSGGTGRIVGASGSCVDVNASGTADGTKIQLWTCGTGANQQWTRTGSTWRSLGKCMGVAGGATADGSAVQLSACTGSAAQNWTAGTNGTLVNGSSNKCLDANGGSTANGTQLIIWTCHGGTNQRWTLP; encoded by the coding sequence ATGAGAAAACGAGCTCTGGCGGTGGTCGCCACCGCGGTCCTGGCGGCCGCCGGGCTGGTGTCAGCCGTGACCGGCCCGGCCTCCCCGGCCTCCGCCCATCCGGTCAACGCGTCCGACTATCAGCAGGTCGAACTGGCGCGCGGCGTGGGCGAACTGGGCGAGCCGATGTCGATGGCGGTGCTGCCCGACCGCTCGGTGCTGCACACGGCTCGCAACGGCGTCCTGCGCCGCACCACCGCGGCCGGGGTCACCTCGGTGATCGGCACTCTGCCGGTCTACACGCACGACGAGGAGGGCCTGCAGGGCGTAGGGGTGGATCCCGGCTTCGCGAGCAACCGGTTCATCTATCTCTTCTACGCGCCCCCGTTGAACACACCCAGCGGTGACGCGCCGGCCACCGGCACGGACTTCTCGGTCTGGAACGGGGTCAACCGGCTGTCCCGATTCACCCTCAACGCCGACTACACGCTCAACACCGGCAGCCAGGTGACCGTCCTGGAGGTCGCGACCAACCGGGGCATGTGCTGCCACGTCGGCGGTGACATCGACTTCGACGCGGCCGGCAACCTCTACCTGTCCACCGGCGACGACTCGAACCCGTTCGACTCGAGCGGCTACACGCCCATCGACGAGCGCAGCAACCGCAATCCGGTCTACGACGCCCAGCGCACCGCGGGCAACACCAACGACCTGCGCGGCAAGGTGCTCCGGATCAAGGTGAACGCGAACGGGACGTACTCGATCCCGTCGGGCAATCTGTTCCCGCCCGGCACCGCCGGCACCCGGCCCGAGATCTACGCCATGGGCCTGCGCAACCCGTTCCGCATCGGCGTCGACAAGGCGACCGGCGCGCTGTACGTCGGCGACTACGGACCCGACGCCGGCACGACCAGTTCGACGCGCGGCCCGGCGGGCCAGGTCGAGTTCAACCGCATCACCTCGGCCGGCAACTACGGCTGGCCCTACTGCACCGGCTCCAACACGACGAACGAGACCTATGTGGACTACACGTTCCCGTCCGGGCCCTCGGGGAACCGGTTCAACTGCGCCGCCCCGGTGAACAACTCACCGCGCAACACCGGCCTGACCAGCCTGCCGGCCGCACGGCCCGCCTGGATCAAGTACGACAACTGCTCGCTGGCCGCCTTCGGCTGCGGGTCGGAGTCGCCCATGGGCGGCGCGGTCTACCGGTACGACGCGGCCAACCCGTCCACGGTCAAGTTCCCGCCCCTGCTGGACGGGCACTTCTTCGCGATGGAGTTCGGCCGGCGCTGGATCAAGAGCATCGACGTCAACGCCGACGGATCGGCCGGGCAGATCAGCGAGTTCCCGTGGCGCGGCACGCAGGTCATGGACAGCGCCTTCGGGCCCGACGGCGCCCTGTACGTGCTCGACTACGGCACCGGCTGGGGCAACGGCGACGCCAGTTCCGCCCTGTACCGCATCGAGTACCGGGGGGCCGGCAACACCAACCAGGCGCCGATCGCCCGCGTCGCGGCCAACCCCTCGTCCGGAGCGGCTCCGCTGACCGTCGCCTTCTCCTCGAACGGCTCGTCGGACCCCGAGGGCGGCGCGCTGACCTACGCCTGGAATTTCGGCGACGGCGGCACCTCGGCGGCGGCCAACCCCACCCACACCTACACCACAGCCGGCGAGCGCACCGTGAGCCTGACCGTGACCGATCCCGCCGGCCTCACCGCCAGCGCCTCCATGACGGTCACCGTCGGCAACACCGCACCCACGGTCGTGCTGAACACACCGGTCGACGGGGGGCTGTTCAGCTTCGGCGACAGCGTGCCGTACACGATCACGGTGTCCGACCCCGAGGACGGCACCATCGACTGCAGCCGGGTCAAACTGAGCTACCTGCTCGGCCACGACGACCACGCGCACCCGATCAGCTCGAGCACCGGATGCACGGGCACACTGCAGATCCCGGTGGACGGCGAGCACGACACGGCGGCCAACCTGTTCGCGGTGCTCGACGCCGAATACACCGACCGGGGCGCCAACGGCCAGCCCGCGCTGACCACCCGGGCCCAGAAGATCCTGCAGCCCCGGCACCGGCAGGCCGAGCACCGCAACAGCCAGTCCGGCACCGCGCTCTACAGCAAGACGACAGCCGAGGGCGGGCAGACCGTCGGCGACATCCAGAACGGTGACTGGATCGCGTTCCAGCGGTACTCGCTCGCGGGCGAGACGCGGTTCACGGCCCGGGTCTCGTCCGGCGGAGCCGGCGGCACGATCTCGGTGCGTGCCGGATCGGCCACCGGCACCGTGCTCGGAACCGTCACCGTGCCGGTCACCGGCAGCTACGAGACCTTCACCGACGTCTCGACGACCCTGTCCAACGTGCCCTCCGGCCCGACCACCCTGTACCTGACCTTCTCCGGCGGCTCCGGGACGCTGTTCGACGTCGACGCCTTCACCTTCGGCGGCGCCCCGGGCAGCGGTGGCACGGGCCGGATCGTCGGGGCGAGCGGCTCGTGCGTCGACGTCAACGCCTCCGGCACCGCCGACGGCACCAAGATCCAGCTGTGGACGTGCGGCACCGGCGCCAACCAGCAGTGGACCCGCACCGGCAGCACCTGGCGGTCCCTGGGCAAGTGCATGGGCGTGGCCGGTGGCGCCACGGCGGACGGCAGCGCGGTGCAGCTGTCGGCCTGCACCGGCTCGGCCGCGCAGAACTGGACCGCGGGCACCAACGGAACCCTGGTCAACGGCTCGTCGAACAAGTGTCTCGACGCCAACGGCGGCAGCACCGCCAACGGCACCCAGCTGATCATCTGGACCTGCCACGGCGGCACCAACCAGCGCTGGACCCTGCCATGA